In Bacillus sp. Cs-700, one genomic interval encodes:
- a CDS encoding restriction endonuclease subunit S, translating to MSKKVKKEKTVEELLEEALVPVEEQPYEVPENWAWIKLNSFYNHVNEQIQPDGSEDYIGLEDLQKGGGIIQRGNAQGLKSKKVVFKSGDVIYGKLRPYLNKHAYVDFDGIASTDILVYRSKNLISNKLLNHYLGLPHVLQFANANSSGINLPRVSPKTMNSLPFPLPPLNEQKRIADKVEQLSNKIDEAKRLIDEAKETFEFRRAAILDKAFRGELTAEWRKENQPTQNADNLLKYISEKKKSSNIKINTNDLKEVNHKEYPYPLPEGWSWVKLGELAYYVTSGSRGWSKYYSEDGSLFIRTQDINTNKLVLNHVAHMNLPEKVEGKRSLIEENDILTTITGANVGKCALVDFDISEAYVSQSVALTKLVDKRLSKYVHLSLISPNGGGGELKEKAYGIGRPVLSLEDIKNIKIPMAPLIEQKEVINKAEKLLMAEENSMNLINLEKRLDDLRINILSKAFKGKLGTNDLREENSLKSLTEILNGR from the coding sequence ATGAGTAAGAAGGTTAAGAAGGAGAAAACCGTTGAGGAATTGTTGGAGGAAGCTTTGGTGCCTGTTGAGGAGCAGCCTTATGAAGTACCAGAGAATTGGGCGTGGATAAAACTAAATTCATTCTATAATCACGTGAACGAACAAATTCAACCTGATGGTAGTGAAGACTATATTGGTTTAGAAGATTTGCAAAAAGGTGGCGGAATAATACAAAGGGGTAATGCCCAAGGTCTAAAAAGCAAAAAAGTGGTGTTTAAATCTGGAGATGTAATTTATGGTAAACTACGTCCTTATTTAAACAAGCATGCATATGTGGATTTTGATGGTATAGCTTCAACAGATATACTCGTATATCGCTCTAAAAACCTGATTTCAAATAAGCTCTTAAATCACTATCTTGGTTTACCACATGTTTTGCAATTCGCTAATGCTAATAGTAGCGGTATAAATTTACCGAGAGTTTCTCCTAAAACTATGAATTCTTTACCGTTCCCTTTGCCACCATTAAATGAACAAAAACGAATTGCTGATAAAGTTGAACAACTTTCAAATAAAATTGATGAAGCGAAGCGATTGATTGATGAAGCAAAGGAAACGTTTGAGTTTCGTCGAGCGGCGATTTTGGATAAGGCTTTTCGTGGGGAGTTGACTGCGGAGTGGCGAAAGGAAAATCAACCTACACAAAATGCGGATAATTTATTGAAATATATTAGTGAAAAGAAAAAAAGTAGTAATATCAAAATTAATACAAATGATTTAAAAGAAGTTAACCACAAAGAGTACCCTTACCCTCTTCCCGAAGGTTGGTCTTGGGTGAAATTAGGCGAATTAGCTTATTATGTAACAAGCGGGTCTAGAGGGTGGTCGAAGTATTATTCAGAAGATGGATCACTTTTTATTAGAACACAAGATATTAACACAAATAAATTGGTTTTAAACCATGTTGCACATATGAATTTGCCGGAAAAAGTGGAAGGCAAACGTAGTTTAATTGAGGAGAATGACATACTTACGACTATTACAGGGGCGAATGTTGGAAAGTGTGCATTAGTTGATTTTGATATTTCAGAAGCTTATGTAAGTCAATCAGTTGCTTTAACGAAGTTAGTTGATAAGCGATTAAGCAAATATGTTCATTTGAGCTTAATATCACCTAACGGGGGAGGGGGAGAATTAAAAGAAAAAGCTTATGGAATTGGGCGTCCTGTATTAAGTTTGGAAGATATAAAAAACATAAAAATTCCCATGGCACCACTTATTGAACAAAAAGAAGTTATTAATAAAGCTGAAAAATTGTTAATGGCAGAAGAGAACTCAATGAATTTAATAAATCTTGAAAAGAGATTAGATGACTTACGAATTAATATTTTATCTAAAGCATTTAAAGGAAAACTCGGGACTAATGACTTGAGAGAAGAAAACTCTTTAAAAAGCTTAACTGAAATATTAAATGGTAGGTAG
- a CDS encoding CHAT domain-containing protein — protein MIRERFLKAADTLRQAIFYASAEVNELTKLFNKAGIDHSQKDLLKMFRLCIKIVHSLPDEKYYIHKDIVYDFSNALIELGKKHKRVTHYFDGVTFDSNHYSFKKYLQFGDPHLFAIALYINLAVRLDDLGLPGEAFNAIVKSLDPWVEFYDKDTGIGDLQTKNIDLFDNFLIGTIHLGIEGNRQTLIGRAAANFFNLSIVGHVNNDARDIFTKYRRYVKHGVEATFEDICFYTSYLELIMGEKTKNKSFDEIVKYLQDQFEIEHARKSHDRCFLIASVLAKSLESFDWAEKAVSSSPSKPYWAEFLFMKAFIISLSRKTEVEKFWELLADFLIQAGNIHSDRMMLDLCKQKNSSFLNLMVTSCLFNKKYQLAVELIYAWWVHKPGDTVLQSVEEKAIIISIPNLHPTGSHFLIYDKEKVYSLASKSSKRLADIMSIKDKVESSWTALLNEEATLIPKNDNRNYVELSREYINTISEFIDIDTLKELLTGIPEETHFQYIELSWTNAPIPALLSHVTPQTYSVSVDSVKLPVPKRIKKVLIWSDPDGSLPTSTFEVEAIKYILSCKKIHFEHYEGNQCTKNLFLEKYSDAEFDMIWIISHGAFNSDNPPFSELYVAENESVTTWELKKYTPITTKRRYLILNACQSGTAGVRYNSMGFLGIGPSITNEFQTVLGHLWYVDTLASAVLGVFILKGLVEGNSIALSLKHASNIMCEGNGAIEEELSEINVDLQLVERIRNSVTKDLSLPFYSMSGIVFG, from the coding sequence ATGATTAGAGAAAGGTTTTTAAAAGCAGCTGATACTCTACGGCAAGCTATATTTTATGCTTCCGCTGAAGTCAATGAGTTAACAAAGCTTTTTAATAAAGCAGGGATTGATCATAGCCAAAAAGATCTTCTAAAGATGTTTCGTTTATGTATAAAGATTGTTCATTCCTTACCAGATGAAAAATATTATATACATAAAGATATTGTGTATGACTTTTCAAATGCGTTAATTGAATTAGGAAAAAAACATAAACGTGTTACACACTATTTTGACGGAGTTACTTTTGATTCAAATCATTACTCTTTTAAAAAGTACTTGCAATTTGGTGATCCGCACCTGTTTGCTATAGCACTATATATTAATTTAGCGGTTAGATTAGATGACTTAGGGTTACCTGGTGAAGCTTTCAACGCAATAGTTAAATCCTTGGATCCATGGGTTGAATTTTATGATAAAGATACAGGAATAGGAGACTTACAAACAAAAAATATTGATTTATTTGATAACTTTTTAATAGGTACAATTCACTTAGGGATAGAAGGAAACCGTCAAACTCTTATTGGAAGAGCAGCTGCAAATTTTTTTAACTTAAGTATAGTAGGACATGTAAACAACGATGCTCGAGATATATTTACTAAATATAGAAGATATGTGAAGCATGGTGTAGAGGCAACATTTGAAGATATTTGCTTCTATACTTCATATTTAGAACTTATTATGGGTGAAAAAACGAAGAACAAAAGTTTCGATGAAATAGTTAAATACTTACAAGATCAATTTGAAATTGAACATGCAAGAAAGTCGCATGATAGGTGTTTCTTGATTGCTTCAGTTTTGGCTAAGTCATTAGAGAGTTTTGATTGGGCCGAAAAGGCAGTTTCTTCATCTCCATCTAAACCATACTGGGCAGAATTTCTTTTTATGAAAGCGTTCATCATTTCTCTTTCAAGAAAAACTGAAGTAGAAAAGTTTTGGGAACTTTTAGCTGATTTTTTAATTCAGGCAGGAAACATTCACTCAGATCGGATGATGCTAGACTTATGTAAACAAAAGAATAGTAGTTTTTTAAACTTAATGGTTACTTCTTGTCTCTTTAATAAGAAATATCAGTTAGCGGTAGAATTAATATATGCATGGTGGGTCCATAAACCAGGTGATACCGTTCTGCAAAGTGTAGAAGAAAAAGCAATAATAATTTCAATACCTAATCTTCATCCTACGGGATCTCACTTCCTTATATATGATAAAGAAAAGGTATATTCATTAGCTTCAAAAAGTAGTAAGAGGTTAGCTGATATTATGTCAATAAAAGATAAAGTTGAGTCAAGTTGGACAGCATTATTAAATGAAGAAGCTACTTTGATTCCGAAAAATGATAATAGAAATTATGTAGAACTATCAAGAGAATACATTAATACCATATCAGAATTTATTGACATTGACACATTAAAAGAACTATTAACTGGAATACCGGAGGAAACCCATTTTCAATACATCGAGTTATCGTGGACAAATGCTCCAATTCCAGCCCTATTATCACATGTTACTCCACAAACCTATTCAGTTTCAGTAGATAGTGTAAAGTTACCTGTACCCAAGAGAATTAAAAAAGTTCTGATATGGAGTGATCCAGATGGATCACTACCTACATCTACCTTTGAAGTTGAAGCAATAAAGTATATTTTATCATGTAAGAAAATTCACTTTGAACATTATGAAGGTAACCAATGTACTAAAAACTTGTTTCTTGAAAAATATTCGGACGCAGAATTTGACATGATCTGGATAATTTCTCACGGGGCGTTTAATTCTGATAATCCTCCTTTTTCAGAGTTATATGTGGCTGAAAACGAATCAGTTACAACATGGGAATTAAAAAAGTACACACCAATTACTACAAAGAGACGTTATTTAATATTGAATGCATGCCAAAGTGGAACTGCGGGAGTCAGATATAATAGTATGGGATTTCTGGGGATAGGTCCTTCTATCACTAACGAATTTCAAACAGTACTAGGTCATCTATGGTATGTAGACACACTTGCCTCAGCCGTTCTAGGTGTTTTTATATTAAAAGGATTGGTAGAAGGTAATTCTATAGCCTTATCACTAAAACATGCCTCTAATATTATGTGCGAAGGGAATGGAGCAATTGAGGAGGAATTGTCAGAAATTAATGTGGATTTGCAGTTAGTTGAACGTATTAGGAATTCAGTGACTAAAGATTTAAGTTTGCCTTTTTACTCAATGTCAGGAATAGTTTTTGGATAA
- a CDS encoding DUF1643 domain-containing protein → MNFTKSWGYGEMKIVNLFALISTDPNLLRSHSSPVGENNNDYILGAVEQSDLLVFAWGEKHCNIQKRNSETIELLRDFKPKCIKKTVSGNHPRHPLYLRKGLEPIAYL, encoded by the coding sequence GTGAATTTCACGAAATCCTGGGGGTATGGGGAGATGAAAATAGTAAACTTATTTGCATTAATCTCAACAGACCCAAATCTATTAAGAAGTCATTCCTCTCCAGTTGGAGAAAATAATAATGATTATATATTAGGTGCTGTTGAGCAATCGGATCTACTTGTTTTTGCTTGGGGAGAAAAGCATTGTAATATACAAAAAAGAAATTCAGAAACAATCGAGTTACTGAGGGATTTTAAACCCAAGTGTATTAAGAAAACAGTAAGTGGAAACCATCCGAGACATCCGCTGTATCTAAGAAAGGGATTAGAGCCAATAGCTTACCTTTGA
- a CDS encoding AAA domain-containing protein, which translates to MSDKARQLFEYLLAVNNLRFNVVRDYKEYEKNWTRSSLEDYGDGVYVLGDGEDEAAILEIHRQKFTESILTPPRPDASIREWVTYSYYKEDKPPQMPAPKVMIQGTEEVEVRFDEDSKRLSHFKEWLEEWNDWAAEVKRMKKVQSLYELFFRINQDFQKEGEGLEFLLGETIFTWKHEVGSIHHPLFTTKLDIELDTEQGIISVTPTNQGYKLELNTLSVISLPNMEEIQNIGKQARYRDVFEEDVKDLSQQFMQLIDASGRIAVQDEPIHPSKDAVAHLDEYVLILRRKDNQVLKNDLEQIIETMQEEDYKVPATIDSIVGNEVSVDQEMNSFKWDKVATDLYFPLAANEEQKEIARRLSSNYGLTVQGPPGTGKTHTIANIVSHLLAHGKKILITSQKENPLKVLKDKIPEEIRDLCVPVLGGGRDSLREIEKSIRTISEKLGSTSTEKLETEIARSKEDLDKSRRSEAKFKHQLLEYSKSEKTEIEFKGNSISKADVAQMLIEETLDYQWILDKVILNTDFPLSEEEFKSLWDLRGRLKDEDLYLKDSILPHVQLLKSPEEMKKWLSLGKDLKHRHDTAILHTDKMQFPDEREYAEKLKQETSRILEYKECFKEDTPHQKILEDVLAGETRKERWISFLDGMKAINNEMVSIYNTIISHDIKLPDKSYFELEADIYVYGERLRENKKPNALFALSKGKNAKYLWQTPILNGQPIRAIEEIDILQQYLLLTKKKEEAVRTWNANLDEVNGQLIDAEDKRLFNSIDKEIDSYEKTIRLGQLIETFKQTTSRLTLPNENWLDFGLYSDLDTKISYLFDVLNYQEWEKEYSVYTETLEKLLNEKGIHPIVQTFSDVLHEKDETRWESVINELTGLMNKKNEVTQFYSLLNRLQNHAPNTASMIISLLDKDVLVPQYPIKAWELKSLYDWMTENQEFEAERIENNIKIEQEYQKKLITEIVSNSTWLNQINRITESQKRALVAWKNFIKRYGKGTGNNKRYLADARKEMENAQSAIPVWIMPVNQVIENFPVYNEKFDVIIFDESSQCDIMSVPVLLRGEKIVVVGDDEQISPYGIGTKDSDIEELIQRYLEGVPNKRLFDHKISLYEIADQIFPKSGRLMLKEHFRCVPEIIQFSNDLSYGGQMVPLRLPFEKEKVDPPVMAIKVQDGYASEGKILVNIPEADKIVEDIQAIVADPQFQDLTIGVIALQGNKQAALIENKIREKISENEFVKRKIICGNAYSLQGDERDIVFLSMVVAENRRFVAMTKKDQQQTFNVAASRAKKQMRLYHSVELDELKKDCYRYQLLSYCKNPTRVNDVVENLEELCDSPFEIEVLRMIVAKGYKVQPQVKVGKYRIDLVIEGIRDRLAVECDGERWHGPEKWEEDMQRQYDLERIGWKFWRLRGREYYFDKTKSMESLWAKLEELGIEKAQSY; encoded by the coding sequence TTGAGTGACAAAGCAAGACAACTATTTGAGTATTTGTTAGCGGTAAATAATTTGCGATTTAATGTTGTTCGTGATTATAAAGAGTATGAAAAAAATTGGACGAGATCTTCCCTTGAAGATTATGGAGATGGGGTCTACGTATTAGGAGATGGGGAGGATGAAGCAGCAATTCTCGAAATTCATCGACAGAAATTCACAGAATCTATTTTGACTCCTCCTCGTCCTGATGCATCCATTAGAGAGTGGGTTACATACTCCTATTATAAAGAAGATAAGCCACCACAAATGCCAGCTCCTAAAGTGATGATCCAGGGAACGGAAGAAGTTGAAGTCCGTTTTGACGAAGACTCTAAACGATTAAGTCACTTTAAAGAGTGGTTGGAAGAGTGGAATGATTGGGCTGCTGAAGTGAAACGGATGAAAAAAGTTCAATCTCTATATGAGCTATTTTTTAGGATTAATCAAGATTTTCAGAAAGAAGGAGAAGGTCTTGAATTCTTGTTAGGGGAAACCATATTTACTTGGAAACATGAAGTTGGTTCCATCCACCATCCATTGTTTACAACTAAATTGGATATTGAGTTAGACACCGAACAAGGAATCATTTCTGTGACGCCAACTAATCAAGGTTACAAGCTTGAGTTAAATACACTAAGTGTGATATCCCTTCCTAACATGGAAGAGATACAAAATATTGGGAAGCAAGCCCGGTATAGAGATGTATTTGAGGAAGATGTAAAGGATTTATCGCAACAATTTATGCAGTTGATTGACGCGAGTGGACGAATAGCTGTACAAGATGAACCGATACATCCATCTAAAGATGCGGTAGCCCATTTGGATGAATATGTACTTATTCTCAGACGTAAGGATAACCAGGTACTTAAAAATGATTTAGAACAGATTATTGAGACGATGCAAGAAGAAGACTATAAAGTTCCCGCAACAATTGATTCAATTGTTGGAAATGAAGTAAGTGTTGATCAAGAAATGAATAGCTTTAAATGGGATAAAGTAGCGACAGATTTATATTTCCCATTAGCGGCAAACGAGGAACAAAAAGAAATTGCTAGGAGATTATCGTCTAACTACGGGTTAACGGTGCAAGGTCCCCCGGGTACGGGTAAAACGCATACAATCGCAAACATCGTTTCTCATTTATTGGCACATGGGAAGAAAATACTCATAACAAGTCAAAAAGAAAATCCATTAAAAGTGCTCAAGGATAAAATTCCTGAAGAGATCCGTGATTTATGTGTACCTGTACTTGGTGGAGGAAGAGACTCCCTTAGAGAAATTGAAAAATCGATTCGAACGATTTCTGAAAAGCTAGGAAGCACTTCTACTGAAAAGTTAGAAACTGAAATCGCAAGGAGTAAAGAAGACTTAGATAAAAGTAGAAGAAGTGAAGCGAAATTCAAACATCAGCTTTTAGAATATAGTAAAAGCGAAAAAACAGAAATTGAGTTTAAAGGTAATTCAATCTCCAAAGCCGATGTAGCTCAAATGTTGATAGAAGAAACATTAGATTATCAATGGATACTAGATAAAGTGATATTGAATACCGATTTCCCATTATCAGAAGAAGAATTTAAGTCGCTTTGGGATCTTAGAGGAAGATTGAAGGATGAAGATCTCTATTTAAAGGACTCGATTCTTCCTCATGTTCAATTGTTAAAAAGTCCAGAAGAGATGAAAAAATGGTTATCTCTTGGAAAAGACTTAAAACATCGGCATGATACGGCCATTTTGCATACAGATAAGATGCAATTTCCTGATGAAAGAGAATACGCTGAGAAATTAAAGCAAGAGACTTCGAGAATTCTTGAATATAAGGAATGTTTTAAAGAAGATACCCCCCATCAAAAGATACTGGAAGATGTATTAGCTGGAGAAACAAGAAAAGAGCGGTGGATTTCATTTCTCGATGGTATGAAAGCAATAAATAACGAAATGGTTTCCATCTATAATACTATTATTAGTCATGATATTAAGCTACCCGACAAATCTTATTTTGAATTAGAAGCGGACATCTATGTCTATGGTGAACGACTAAGAGAGAACAAGAAGCCGAATGCTCTATTTGCTTTATCGAAAGGAAAGAATGCCAAATACTTATGGCAAACTCCAATATTAAATGGACAGCCTATCAGAGCAATAGAAGAAATCGACATCTTACAGCAATATCTTCTATTAACGAAAAAGAAAGAAGAAGCTGTACGGACATGGAATGCTAATCTTGACGAGGTCAATGGACAACTCATTGATGCTGAGGATAAACGTCTCTTCAATTCGATCGATAAAGAAATCGATTCTTATGAGAAAACAATTCGATTAGGACAGCTAATTGAGACATTTAAACAAACAACTAGTCGTTTAACGTTACCTAATGAAAACTGGTTGGACTTTGGACTCTACAGTGATTTAGATACAAAAATTAGCTATCTCTTTGACGTTCTAAATTATCAAGAGTGGGAAAAAGAATACTCGGTATACACTGAAACATTAGAAAAACTTTTAAATGAAAAAGGAATTCATCCAATTGTTCAAACTTTCTCGGACGTTCTTCATGAAAAAGATGAAACAAGATGGGAATCAGTTATAAATGAACTAACCGGTTTAATGAACAAGAAAAACGAAGTGACTCAATTTTATTCGCTGTTAAACCGACTCCAGAATCATGCTCCTAATACGGCAAGTATGATCATTAGCTTACTAGACAAGGATGTGCTAGTTCCACAATATCCTATTAAGGCCTGGGAATTAAAATCGTTGTACGATTGGATGACTGAAAATCAGGAGTTCGAAGCCGAACGGATAGAGAATAATATTAAGATAGAGCAGGAATATCAAAAGAAATTAATTACTGAAATTGTCTCGAATTCTACTTGGTTAAATCAAATTAACCGTATCACTGAATCACAAAAACGGGCTTTGGTCGCATGGAAAAATTTCATTAAGCGATATGGAAAAGGTACAGGAAACAACAAACGCTACCTTGCTGATGCACGTAAGGAAATGGAAAATGCTCAATCAGCTATTCCTGTATGGATAATGCCAGTGAATCAAGTCATTGAGAACTTTCCTGTTTACAATGAAAAGTTTGATGTGATCATATTTGATGAAAGCAGTCAATGCGATATTATGTCAGTTCCTGTTCTGTTACGTGGTGAAAAGATTGTAGTGGTCGGAGATGACGAACAAATCAGTCCTTATGGAATTGGCACAAAGGACTCTGATATTGAAGAGTTAATTCAACGTTACTTAGAAGGAGTGCCGAACAAACGATTATTTGATCATAAAATTTCGCTTTATGAAATAGCGGATCAAATTTTCCCTAAGAGCGGTAGATTGATGTTAAAAGAGCATTTTAGATGCGTTCCAGAGATTATTCAATTTTCTAATGATCTGAGTTACGGCGGGCAGATGGTTCCTTTAAGATTACCTTTTGAAAAAGAAAAAGTTGATCCACCAGTCATGGCGATAAAAGTACAGGATGGATATGCCTCAGAAGGAAAAATTCTCGTTAATATTCCTGAAGCAGATAAGATTGTAGAAGACATTCAAGCTATAGTCGCAGATCCGCAATTTCAAGATTTGACGATTGGTGTAATAGCACTACAAGGAAATAAACAAGCAGCTCTGATTGAGAATAAAATTCGCGAAAAAATATCCGAAAACGAATTTGTTAAGAGGAAAATCATTTGTGGTAATGCCTATAGTCTTCAAGGAGACGAGAGAGATATCGTTTTCTTATCAATGGTCGTAGCTGAAAACAGAAGATTTGTTGCGATGACTAAAAAAGACCAACAGCAAACGTTTAACGTAGCTGCAAGTCGCGCTAAAAAACAAATGAGGTTGTATCACTCAGTTGAGTTAGATGAGTTAAAGAAAGATTGCTACCGCTACCAGTTACTAAGTTATTGTAAGAACCCTACAAGAGTAAATGATGTTGTCGAGAATTTGGAAGAGCTATGCGATTCCCCTTTTGAGATTGAAGTACTTCGCATGATCGTAGCGAAAGGGTATAAGGTACAGCCACAAGTCAAAGTTGGTAAATATCGTATTGATTTAGTCATTGAAGGAATTAGAGATCGACTTGCGGTCGAATGTGATGGCGAGAGATGGCACGGTCCTGAAAAATGGGAAGAAGACATGCAACGTCAATACGATCTAGAACGGATAGGTTGGAAGTTTTGGAGACTTAGAGGAAGAGAGTATTATTTCGACAAAACCAAATCAATGGAGAGTTTGTGGGCGAAGTTGGAAGAGTTGGGGATTGAAAAAGCCCAATCCTATTAG
- a CDS encoding XRE family transcriptional regulator: protein MFIGENLTNLRIMHGYSRKQLSDMIGITEQAVWQYENNYTSPKMQVINELKKIFNVKNKYFYTNDILKKKMKSDNINVLNIAYRSKVVNVISKTQAEAKHIEYLDTFVDYLTAKISYPTLKIIQLRDEVIKYLNTSDDSRLVQINKVAELARNKLGFRNDTNDDLMFLVEKSGVFIFEKAIGEEIDAYSLWTNNERPYIILGNMKRSAVRRNFDIAHELGHLLLHYRLEFTSLDRKEHKTIENEANIFAGAFLLPENAFKNDMKDMLYVTNPDAYIDLKKKWCTSLQVLGYRAAKLGIIDPKNHRNFYAALHRKGYLKKEPLDDTISLQKPMKVKSIIDLLSKKGLVDVRHMIENDWKVDVSFFHRMTGIDPNFFSKYLISKQDFGLESVTNLPLGKEK, encoded by the coding sequence ATGTTTATTGGTGAAAATCTAACCAATCTTCGTATCATGCATGGATATTCAAGAAAACAGCTCTCTGATATGATTGGCATAACAGAACAGGCAGTTTGGCAATACGAAAACAACTACACATCACCAAAAATGCAAGTTATTAACGAATTAAAAAAGATATTCAATGTTAAAAATAAGTATTTTTACACTAATGACATTCTGAAGAAAAAAATGAAATCAGATAACATAAATGTATTGAACATCGCTTACCGTTCAAAGGTTGTTAATGTTATCTCAAAAACACAGGCTGAAGCTAAGCATATAGAATATTTAGATACTTTCGTTGACTATTTAACTGCTAAAATCAGCTATCCAACCCTGAAAATTATTCAGTTAAGGGATGAGGTAATTAAGTACTTAAATACTTCAGATGACAGTAGATTGGTTCAAATTAATAAAGTAGCTGAACTAGCTCGAAATAAACTTGGTTTTAGGAATGACACCAATGATGATTTGATGTTTCTAGTTGAGAAAAGTGGAGTGTTTATTTTCGAAAAGGCGATTGGTGAAGAAATTGATGCATATAGCTTATGGACCAATAATGAACGCCCGTATATCATTTTAGGCAATATGAAACGTTCAGCTGTTCGAAGAAACTTCGATATTGCGCATGAGCTAGGTCATTTACTACTTCACTACCGTCTTGAATTCACTAGTCTGGATCGTAAGGAGCATAAAACCATAGAAAATGAGGCAAATATTTTTGCAGGTGCATTCCTATTACCTGAGAATGCATTTAAAAATGACATGAAAGACATGTTATATGTCACTAATCCAGATGCATACATTGATTTAAAAAAGAAGTGGTGTACATCTTTACAAGTATTGGGATACAGAGCAGCTAAGTTAGGAATAATTGACCCAAAAAATCATAGGAACTTTTATGCTGCCCTTCATAGAAAGGGATACCTAAAAAAAGAACCTCTAGATGATACAATATCACTACAGAAACCGATGAAGGTAAAATCAATAATTGATTTACTTTCCAAAAAAGGCCTTGTAGATGTTCGTCACATGATTGAAAATGATTGGAAAGTAGATGTTTCCTTTTTTCATCGGATGACTGGTATTGATCCAAACTTCTTTAGTAAATATTTAATTAGTAAACAAGATTTTGGACTTGAGAGTGTCACTAACTTACCTCTAGGTAAAGAAAAGTAA
- a CDS encoding transposase: MGKRYYKEFKVYAVKMVVEDGKTMAELAREFDIASQTLN, from the coding sequence ATGGGCAAACGTTATTATAAAGAATTTAAGGTTTACGCTGTAAAGATGGTGGTTGAAGACGGCAAGACAATGGCTGAGTTGGCAAGGGAATTTGATATTGCTTCACAGACCCTTAATTAA
- a CDS encoding DUF5710 domain-containing protein — MFKKFIGKLHKKNITENVQYKDKKRYYLNVPYKEKEVAKSYGARWHRERRRWYIEGEIVDNEEFCKWLNYEEDYSLFATRFYLAESVRCCWKCKKNNRVLGMLYDNYQNLMPDSYIIDSKEIEVNVWHDEYEPFFSPLSTLTDETVQVLESINHPIAQECVNLAKKKNAQQYCEHCNSKQGNFYLFEEIDSPFSFMDLKLLNNISLYKVEHPVKSNAIPFFSSLENKRVFVRNATKETIT; from the coding sequence TTGTTTAAAAAATTCATTGGAAAATTGCATAAAAAAAATATTACTGAAAATGTTCAATATAAAGATAAGAAAAGATATTATTTAAACGTCCCTTATAAGGAAAAAGAAGTTGCTAAAAGTTATGGAGCAAGATGGCATCGAGAGAGAAGACGTTGGTATATTGAAGGAGAGATAGTAGATAATGAAGAATTTTGTAAATGGTTAAATTATGAAGAAGACTATTCTTTGTTTGCTACGAGATTTTATTTAGCTGAATCGGTTAGGTGTTGCTGGAAATGTAAAAAAAACAATAGAGTATTAGGAATGCTATATGATAACTATCAAAACTTAATGCCAGATTCATATATTATTGATTCAAAAGAAATAGAGGTTAACGTATGGCATGATGAATACGAACCTTTCTTCTCCCCATTATCCACATTAACCGATGAAACAGTTCAAGTCTTGGAATCAATAAACCATCCTATAGCACAAGAGTGTGTTAACCTTGCAAAAAAGAAGAATGCACAGCAGTATTGTGAGCATTGTAATTCAAAGCAAGGAAACTTCTATCTATTTGAGGAGATAGATTCACCTTTTTCGTTTATGGATCTCAAACTTTTAAATAATATTAGCTTATACAAAGTTGAACATCCAGTTAAAAGTAATGCTATCCCTTTCTTTAGTTCATTAGAAAATAAAAGGG
- a CDS encoding SAVED domain-containing protein, with product MVQIIRHSSIEVATYETDDNNLSNHESEWFELNQVKELSALNESSLEFALRNQEKTASNILACLDTTKKGDVSYLGLAHVPLVFLLGYQVADKTFMNFYEWNQNKLVWQRLADKKKNYPPLLLKRDEEKQKIKEVTDVIVKFGITYP from the coding sequence ATGGTGCAAATCATCAGGCATTCGTCCATCGAAGTAGCCACCTATGAAACAGATGATAACAATCTGAGTAATCATGAGAGCGAGTGGTTCGAGTTAAACCAAGTGAAAGAACTAAGCGCCTTAAATGAATCCAGTCTTGAATTTGCGTTACGAAATCAAGAAAAGACGGCCTCGAATATTCTAGCATGCTTGGATACGACCAAGAAGGGAGACGTCAGTTATTTAGGATTGGCGCATGTTCCATTGGTGTTTCTACTTGGATATCAAGTAGCGGATAAGACATTCATGAACTTCTATGAATGGAACCAGAATAAATTGGTATGGCAAAGGCTTGCCGACAAGAAGAAAAACTATCCACCTCTACTACTAAAAAGGGATGAAGAAAAGCAGAAAATAAAAGAAGTTACTGATGTCATTGTGAAGTTCGGAATCACCTATCCGTAG